Proteins encoded together in one Candidatus Xianfuyuplasma coldseepsis window:
- the typA gene encoding translational GTPase TypA encodes MRNKDIINVAVIAHVDAGKSTLVDALLAQSGVFSENEVVVEQVMDSNDLERERGITIYSKNCAIEHNNTKINIVDTPGHADFSSEVERIMKTVDTVILLVDSSEGPMPQTRVVLQKSLEQGLRPILFINKIDKKDQRAEEVVDLSFDLFVELGATDEQLDFPIIYGVARDGIAMREMDEDSHDLTPLFDLIISHVAPYPDNSAEPLQLQVSSLGYDDYVGRLGIGRISRGTLHAGEIVTVSKRDGTSVQTKIAKLYVNEGLSKVEKDIVYAGDIVTFSGISHISIGETICDKEHVEPMDMIAIERPTLAMNFLVNDSPFVGRSGHFVTSRQIRARLHKELETNVGLEVEELDHSDGYRVSGRGELHLSILLENMRREGYELSVSKPEVLFIKQNDQTLEPFEKVIVSAPDEFIGSVIQQLNQRKGTMISMNTDGSYSMIEYLVPTRGIIGYRSEFINSTRGRGTMEKSFYSYEPYAGTIERKRNGVFIAKEKGKTMSYSLFQLSERARMCVKPSVEVYEGMIVGLNSRANDLVVNPCKNKNLTNVRSSGTDEAIKLLDPLTFTLEEALEFIEGDELVEITPDDIRLRKKILSEIDRKREYKRLSYQ; translated from the coding sequence ATGAGAAACAAAGATATTATCAATGTCGCCGTGATAGCGCACGTCGACGCCGGAAAATCAACCTTAGTGGATGCACTACTTGCACAAAGTGGTGTCTTTAGTGAAAACGAAGTCGTTGTCGAACAAGTCATGGATAGTAATGATTTAGAACGAGAACGTGGAATTACGATTTATTCCAAGAACTGTGCGATTGAACATAACAATACGAAAATCAATATCGTTGATACCCCCGGACATGCGGACTTCTCCAGTGAAGTGGAACGAATTATGAAAACGGTCGATACGGTTATTTTATTAGTAGATTCTAGTGAAGGACCGATGCCACAAACAAGGGTGGTCTTACAAAAATCCCTTGAACAAGGACTACGACCAATTCTATTCATTAATAAGATCGACAAAAAAGATCAACGAGCCGAAGAGGTCGTTGATCTATCCTTTGACTTGTTTGTAGAGTTAGGAGCAACCGATGAACAATTAGATTTTCCAATCATATACGGAGTTGCTAGAGATGGAATTGCGATGCGTGAGATGGATGAGGACAGCCATGACTTAACACCGCTATTTGACCTCATCATTAGTCATGTCGCACCGTATCCAGATAACTCAGCTGAACCCTTACAACTTCAAGTCTCTAGCTTAGGATACGATGACTATGTGGGACGACTTGGGATTGGACGAATCTCCAGAGGTACTCTACATGCTGGTGAGATTGTAACGGTAAGCAAACGAGATGGTACTTCGGTTCAAACTAAGATTGCGAAGCTCTATGTCAATGAAGGCTTATCCAAGGTAGAAAAAGACATTGTTTATGCTGGTGATATCGTAACCTTTAGTGGAATCTCCCATATATCTATTGGAGAAACAATCTGTGACAAAGAACATGTCGAACCAATGGATATGATTGCGATTGAACGTCCTACTCTTGCTATGAACTTCTTAGTCAATGATTCTCCATTTGTCGGACGAAGTGGACACTTCGTTACCTCCCGTCAAATCCGAGCAAGACTCCACAAAGAACTCGAAACCAATGTCGGCTTAGAAGTTGAAGAATTAGATCACTCCGATGGCTACCGCGTCAGTGGACGTGGAGAACTTCACTTATCGATCTTACTCGAGAACATGAGACGAGAAGGATATGAGTTAAGTGTATCCAAACCAGAAGTTCTCTTTATCAAACAAAATGATCAAACCTTGGAACCATTTGAAAAAGTGATAGTAAGTGCTCCTGATGAATTTATCGGTAGTGTAATCCAACAACTCAATCAACGAAAAGGAACGATGATTTCAATGAACACTGATGGAAGTTACTCAATGATTGAATATCTTGTCCCAACTAGAGGAATCATAGGTTATCGCAGTGAGTTCATCAATAGTACTCGTGGAAGAGGAACAATGGAGAAATCCTTTTACTCCTATGAACCTTACGCAGGAACGATTGAACGAAAACGAAATGGTGTCTTCATTGCCAAAGAAAAAGGAAAGACAATGTCTTATAGTCTTTTCCAATTATCGGAACGCGCTAGAATGTGCGTCAAACCAAGTGTTGAAGTCTACGAAGGTATGATCGTTGGACTCAACTCACGAGCGAACGATCTAGTCGTAAACCCTTGTAAAAACAAGAACTTAACGAATGTCCGTTCGTCGGGAACCGATGAAGCAATTAAACTACTAGATCCTCTCACATTTACCTTAGAGGAAGCTCTAGAATTCATTGAGGGAGACGAACTTGTCGAAATTACTCCAGATGATATTCGTTTGCGTAAGAAAATCTTAAGTGAGATTGATCGTAAACGAGAATATAAGAGATTGTCGTATCAATAA
- a CDS encoding nitroreductase family protein: MEKNKSFFTIIEERTSVRSYENKQLSNQDRTKITEILEEYQQQTPPFGHSVRFFLVDNGTTRQTKIGTYGFIKNPPSFIGGVVHNSIEGMVDFGFLMEQVILRLTELGFGTVWLGGTYHRKNFDVRVDDGEIIAAVSPVGYGTSRSLRERVIRWGAKGDQRRPFDMLFFLGNPVRPVPIDHIYYKYLEAVRLAPSASNKQPWRILLIERVFHLYLERTPNYGNLLVFDIQRVDIGIALSHLYLTLVEDGYQVKIVKDDPTIDTKWEYVISLVVTSNISV; the protein is encoded by the coding sequence ATGGAGAAGAACAAATCATTCTTTACAATCATTGAAGAGCGAACATCCGTTCGCAGTTATGAGAACAAACAACTATCGAATCAAGACCGAACAAAGATAACAGAAATCCTTGAGGAATATCAACAACAGACTCCTCCTTTTGGACATTCTGTTCGGTTCTTTCTTGTCGATAACGGGACAACCAGACAAACAAAGATTGGGACATATGGTTTTATTAAAAACCCACCATCTTTCATTGGTGGTGTAGTACACAACTCGATCGAAGGAATGGTTGATTTTGGTTTCTTGATGGAACAAGTCATTCTTCGCTTGACAGAGCTAGGGTTTGGTACGGTCTGGCTGGGAGGAACCTATCATCGCAAAAACTTTGATGTCCGAGTAGACGATGGTGAGATCATTGCGGCCGTATCTCCGGTTGGATACGGGACGTCAAGATCGCTCCGAGAACGAGTGATTCGTTGGGGTGCAAAAGGCGACCAGCGACGTCCTTTTGATATGTTATTCTTTCTCGGTAATCCGGTCCGTCCGGTTCCAATCGACCATATCTATTACAAGTATCTTGAAGCTGTTCGACTTGCTCCGAGTGCATCGAATAAACAACCATGGCGTATCCTATTAATCGAACGTGTCTTTCATCTTTATCTAGAGAGAACACCAAATTATGGAAATCTCCTTGTGTTTGATATACAGAGAGTCGATATCGGGATTGCACTATCTCATTTATATCTGACGTTAGTCGAAGATGGATATCAAGTAAAGATTGTAAAAGACGATCCTACAATCGATACGAAATGGGAGTACGTCATTAGTCTTGTAGTTACATCAAACATCTCAGTTTAA